A region of Nostoc sp. 'Peltigera membranacea cyanobiont' N6 DNA encodes the following proteins:
- a CDS encoding aromatic ring-hydroxylating dioxygenase subunit alpha, translating into MTSTNIQSNFNNSTHFIEGWYWTLPSKKLKICKVKAISLLGRNLAIYRGVSSQVVAVDAYCPHMGAHLAEGKVEGDGIRCFFHNWKYDSRGICVDVPSLGKPLPVCIKTWYTAEKYGMIWVWVGEEKPSSLPFVPELEQVDCDHILGTRFVKNCHPNVLLINAIDAHHFNTVHNLPLEIVFDSQDVNNNAITFSNTTRGGDDSWLIRLIRPLYRNEVTYSMCYWYGSTGTVTLGPDFLHFYIIFTLRMIEGGKTEGQTILVTPKRPGFWGWVLNRGLLWLTQQVGNYFAKGDTQVFQTIQFDLKTPTKADQSILEFIQHVNQQKALTWATWDTVNYPNIQTLSTPSPEHGFKI; encoded by the coding sequence ATGACATCTACAAACATACAATCAAACTTTAACAATTCAACCCATTTTATAGAGGGATGGTACTGGACATTACCATCGAAAAAATTAAAAATTTGCAAGGTAAAAGCTATAAGTTTGCTAGGTAGAAATCTGGCAATTTATCGGGGAGTTAGTAGTCAGGTAGTAGCTGTAGATGCTTATTGTCCACACATGGGCGCTCATTTAGCAGAAGGTAAGGTAGAAGGTGATGGAATTCGTTGCTTTTTTCATAATTGGAAGTATGATAGTCGCGGAATTTGTGTAGATGTTCCTTCACTTGGGAAACCGCTACCTGTGTGTATTAAAACTTGGTACACGGCAGAAAAATACGGCATGATTTGGGTTTGGGTGGGAGAAGAAAAGCCAAGTTCGCTGCCCTTTGTACCAGAATTAGAACAGGTAGATTGCGATCATATATTGGGGACTCGGTTTGTCAAAAACTGCCATCCCAATGTCTTACTAATTAATGCGATTGATGCTCACCATTTCAATACAGTACACAATCTGCCTTTAGAGATTGTATTTGATTCTCAAGACGTAAATAACAACGCTATTACTTTTAGCAACACTACACGGGGAGGTGATGATTCTTGGTTAATTCGCCTGATTCGTCCTCTATATCGCAACGAAGTTACTTATAGTATGTGTTACTGGTATGGCAGCACTGGCACTGTGACGCTAGGGCCAGATTTCCTGCACTTCTATATTATATTTACGCTGCGAATGATAGAAGGTGGTAAAACTGAAGGGCAAACAATTCTTGTCACTCCCAAGCGTCCGGGATTTTGGGGATGGGTTTTAAATCGTGGTTTGTTATGGTTAACTCAGCAAGTTGGTAATTACTTTGCCAAGGGGGATACGCAGGTATTTCAGACAATTCAGTTTGATTTAAAGACTCCTACTAAAGCAGATCAATCTATTCTGGAATTTATTCAGCACGTTAATCAACAAAAAGCTTTAACCTGGGCAACTTGGGACACTGTTAATTATCCAAATATTCAAACCCTATCAACACCTAGCCCTGAACATGGATTCAAAATATAA
- the tsaE gene encoding tRNA (adenosine(37)-N6)-threonylcarbamoyltransferase complex ATPase subunit type 1 TsaE, translating to MKIFLADTEATLRLGITLGESLTPGSVILLEGDLGAGKTTLVQGIGKGLGITECIVSPTFTLINEYTEGRLPLYHLDLYRLEPQEVAALNLESYWEGAEIVPGIVAVEWAERLPYKPDSYVSVSLTYGDGGTRQVELIPFNCAI from the coding sequence ATGAAAATTTTTCTAGCAGATACAGAGGCGACACTACGCTTAGGTATTACTCTCGGAGAATCCCTGACTCCTGGCAGTGTAATTTTACTAGAAGGTGATTTAGGCGCTGGTAAAACTACCCTAGTTCAAGGTATTGGCAAGGGTTTGGGAATTACTGAATGTATTGTCAGTCCTACTTTCACCCTGATTAATGAGTACACGGAAGGACGGCTCCCCCTTTACCACCTGGATTTATATCGCTTAGAACCACAAGAAGTTGCAGCTTTGAATTTAGAAAGTTACTGGGAAGGTGCTGAGATTGTACCAGGAATTGTGGCAGTTGAATGGGCAGAACGATTACCCTACAAGCCAGATAGTTATGTGAGTGTGAGTTTAACTTATGGGGATGGGGGTACTCGTCAAGTCGAACTCATACCATTCAATTGTGCTATTTAA
- a CDS encoding IS630 family transposase, whose product MPAKNHLSQEQKERLLKTLKEHENPYVREKILILLLMNDGKTYQEISKFLDIAYPTVAYWAVHGDPDNLESFLDGRREGNFRKVTKEYENLLLEIIEKEPMEYGYEFGRWTAARLATYLAEITGIKLSGSQVGRILERKKYVYLWAKYSLEDKQNPETRKAFQEKLSEYLRITKEAPELLQVWFWDESGFSLRVIRRKVLGKKGTRKQITGQRRRGRVNIMGGLRYHDKKRMNFVIKKGNADVFYEQLKSLNNFLLREWIEQGNPTETFNKCSAKIVIILDNASFHKRKDILAHIKTEMPNIILEFLPPYSPDYNLIELVWHSAKEYIAHRLFESVSQLEELLNKLLNEGGLIIKWERKIKNKGNAVY is encoded by the coding sequence ATGCCAGCAAAAAATCATCTTTCCCAAGAGCAGAAGGAACGGCTATTAAAAACGCTAAAAGAGCATGAAAATCCCTACGTAAGAGAAAAGATTCTGATTTTATTATTAATGAATGATGGAAAAACTTATCAAGAGATTAGTAAGTTTTTAGATATTGCATATCCAACAGTAGCATATTGGGCAGTTCACGGCGATCCAGATAACTTAGAAAGTTTTTTAGATGGAAGAAGAGAAGGTAACTTCCGTAAAGTTACCAAAGAATACGAGAATTTATTATTAGAAATAATTGAAAAAGAACCAATGGAGTATGGATATGAATTTGGGCGTTGGACAGCAGCAAGACTAGCCACATACCTTGCAGAGATAACAGGAATTAAGTTAAGTGGTTCGCAAGTTGGGAGAATATTAGAGCGAAAAAAGTACGTTTACCTTTGGGCGAAATACAGCCTAGAGGACAAACAGAATCCTGAAACACGTAAGGCATTTCAAGAAAAATTATCAGAATATTTAAGAATAACGAAGGAGGCTCCAGAGCTTTTACAGGTATGGTTTTGGGATGAGAGTGGATTTAGTTTAAGAGTGATAAGAAGAAAAGTTTTGGGTAAAAAAGGTACAAGAAAACAAATCACAGGGCAAAGAAGGAGAGGAAGAGTAAATATTATGGGAGGGTTACGTTATCACGACAAGAAAAGAATGAATTTTGTGATTAAAAAAGGAAATGCAGATGTATTTTATGAGCAGCTTAAATCTTTAAATAATTTTCTCTTGCGAGAATGGATAGAGCAAGGAAATCCAACTGAGACTTTTAATAAATGTTCGGCGAAAATAGTGATTATTTTAGATAATGCCAGTTTCCATAAAAGAAAAGATATTTTAGCCCATATTAAGACAGAAATGCCAAATATTATCCTTGAGTTTCTACCACCTTATAGCCCCGATTATAATTTGATTGAATTAGTTTGGCATTCAGCAAAAGAATATATAGCTCATAGATTGTTTGAATCAGTATCACAGCTAGAAGAGTTATTAAATAAATTGTTAAATGAAGGAGGTCTGATTATTAAATGGGAGCGCAAGATTAAAAATAAAGGTAATGCTGTTTATTAA
- a CDS encoding gluconeogenesis factor YvcK family protein, giving the protein MSIGFLRQALNALQKQSRSRTSYRVNQWFKWLSPGLSVKRWLLISVGGVLLTSLGLAIWIKLTPIFWMIELFRNFLGVITNVLPNYISGPLVLIGGLLLVLWGQTRTVGSITKVLRAEGGEELIDVLLAHHRLYRGPKIVVIGGGTGLSTLLRGLKTYSANITAIVTVADDGGSSGRLRQEFGVLPPGDIRNCLAALADEEKLLTELFQYRFRAGDGLTGHSFGNLFLTAMSDITGDLEQAVAASSKVLAVRGQVLPATLSDVRLWAELADGRRIDGESSIPKAGGKIVKIGCIPANPPAVPAAIKALKEADYIIIGPGSLYTSLIPNLLVPEIADAIAQTSVPRIYICNIMTQPGETEGYTVADHIRAIDAACGQRRLFDAVLIHKKSPSEQSLVRYAQQNSYPVFLDREAVIQLGRRIVPANVLYEDETGVVRHNPQKLAQVLLRWYGRSHHGR; this is encoded by the coding sequence ATGTCAATTGGTTTTCTCAGACAAGCCCTCAACGCCCTGCAAAAGCAGTCGCGTTCTCGTACTTCCTATCGGGTTAACCAGTGGTTCAAATGGTTATCCCCTGGACTATCGGTAAAACGTTGGTTGTTGATTAGTGTTGGGGGTGTACTGCTGACGAGTTTGGGGTTAGCTATCTGGATTAAGCTGACTCCAATTTTTTGGATGATAGAGTTGTTTCGGAATTTCCTAGGAGTAATCACCAACGTCTTACCCAACTATATCAGCGGGCCTTTGGTGCTGATCGGTGGCTTGCTGTTGGTGCTTTGGGGACAAACTCGCACCGTTGGCTCAATTACTAAGGTACTAAGAGCAGAAGGCGGAGAAGAACTCATCGATGTATTGCTGGCACATCATCGATTGTACCGAGGGCCGAAAATAGTAGTAATTGGTGGTGGTACGGGACTTTCTACGTTGTTGAGAGGACTGAAAACTTACAGCGCTAATATTACTGCTATTGTCACTGTAGCCGACGATGGTGGATCTTCTGGGCGGTTGCGCCAAGAATTTGGAGTGCTACCACCAGGGGATATCCGCAATTGTTTGGCTGCACTAGCAGATGAAGAAAAGTTATTAACAGAATTGTTTCAATACCGTTTTCGGGCTGGAGATGGGTTAACAGGTCACAGTTTTGGCAATTTGTTTTTAACGGCAATGAGTGATATTACTGGAGATTTAGAACAAGCAGTTGCAGCTAGCTCTAAGGTGCTAGCGGTACGAGGACAAGTACTACCAGCAACTCTCAGTGATGTTCGCCTCTGGGCAGAATTAGCTGATGGTCGCCGCATTGACGGGGAGTCTAGCATTCCCAAAGCTGGGGGGAAAATTGTCAAAATTGGTTGCATTCCAGCTAATCCTCCAGCAGTACCAGCAGCGATTAAAGCACTTAAAGAAGCTGATTACATTATTATTGGGCCGGGTAGCCTTTATACAAGCCTGATTCCTAATTTATTAGTACCAGAAATTGCCGATGCGATCGCTCAAACATCTGTCCCCCGTATTTATATCTGCAATATAATGACTCAACCAGGAGAAACTGAAGGCTATACTGTTGCAGATCACATTAGAGCAATTGATGCTGCTTGTGGGCAAAGACGGCTATTTGATGCTGTACTAATCCACAAAAAATCCCCCTCGGAGCAATCACTCGTCCGCTACGCCCAACAAAATTCCTATCCCGTTTTTCTGGATAGAGAAGCTGTCATTCAGCTAGGGCGAAGGATTGTTCCAGCTAATGTTTTGTATGAAGATGAAACGGGTGTTGTCCGTCACAATCCGCAGAAACTAGCACAAGTATTGTTGCGGTGGTACGGTAGAAGTCATCATGGTAGGTAG
- the ruvC gene encoding crossover junction endodeoxyribonuclease RuvC, whose product MEKRILGLDPGLATLGFGVITYTQISNKVQETTVNMLDFGVIKTSADVEMGQRLCTLFDDLHTVIEEFKPDLVAIEKLFFYRMSNTILVAQARGVLILVLGQCRLPYIEFTPAQIKQALTGYGNADKSEVQEAVARELDLDEIPKPDDAADALAVALTASYQL is encoded by the coding sequence ATGGAAAAACGAATTTTAGGATTAGATCCAGGACTGGCAACTTTAGGGTTTGGGGTAATTACCTATACACAAATTTCCAACAAGGTGCAAGAAACTACAGTAAATATGCTGGATTTTGGGGTAATTAAAACATCAGCAGATGTAGAAATGGGACAGAGGCTATGTACCTTGTTTGATGATTTACACACCGTCATAGAAGAATTTAAACCAGATTTGGTAGCGATCGAGAAACTATTTTTCTATCGGATGTCAAATACAATCCTGGTTGCTCAGGCAAGGGGCGTACTTATTTTGGTGTTGGGCCAGTGTCGTCTTCCTTACATAGAGTTTACTCCGGCTCAAATTAAACAAGCTTTAACGGGGTATGGCAATGCGGATAAGTCGGAAGTTCAAGAGGCGGTAGCGCGGGAGTTAGATTTAGATGAGATTCCCAAGCCGGATGATGCTGCGGATGCTTTGGCGGTGGCTTTGACGGCTTCGTATCAGCTGTAG
- a CDS encoding 2Fe-2S iron-sulfur cluster-binding protein: MAEFCKISFPGSDFVPITLECHQSLSEHLTIQNSPVLFGCRTGICGTCLVEVIGDISPPQPDEQEMLETLAANHPHARLACKLDVTANIEICKIELSD, from the coding sequence ATGGCTGAATTCTGTAAGATATCGTTTCCAGGAAGTGATTTTGTTCCTATAACTTTGGAATGTCATCAAAGTTTGTCTGAACATCTCACAATTCAGAATTCACCTGTTTTGTTTGGTTGTCGGACTGGTATTTGTGGCACTTGTTTGGTTGAGGTTATTGGTGATATTTCTCCACCTCAACCTGATGAACAGGAAATGTTGGAGACTTTAGCAGCTAATCATCCTCATGCCCGGTTAGCTTGTAAGCTTGATGTTACAGCTAATATCGAAATTTGTAAAATTGAACTCAGTGATTGA
- a CDS encoding AAA family ATPase produces the protein MRIKQISVSSLFGIFDHLIPLNIDDRITVIHGPNGFGKTAILRILNGFFNSRYSELRTIPFRKFRVEFDDDSNVEIIKNADDSKKLDKNFIFTFHKPNEDVVNFEPKLRPDMENFPISILDDFIPGLERIAIRKWLYTPTKEIFSLDEVLERFNNLLPLDFKSQKEPDWLGKLKNNINVRLIESQRLLNFVPNRRSKSDDRTSSMLSTVSAYSDELAKLMQDKFKEYGTISQSLDRTFPMRVVKQQSSPDLTEEELRNQLNELEETRSRLIEVGLLDQDEDSEFQIQPQDIDESTKNALSVYVDDVEKKLDVFTEIATKINLLKKIINNKFSYKEINFSKEKGFRFTTLYKSSLSDSKTLSPTDLSSGEQHELVLLYELLFKVQPNSLVLIDEPELSLHVGWQVQFLKDLQEITKLAHLDILLATHSPDIIQDRWDLTVELKGLGK, from the coding sequence ATGCGAATTAAGCAAATTTCCGTTAGCAGCTTATTTGGAATTTTTGACCATCTAATTCCGTTGAATATAGATGATAGAATCACTGTTATTCATGGCCCAAACGGTTTTGGAAAAACAGCAATATTGAGAATTTTGAATGGATTTTTTAACTCCCGATACTCAGAGTTGCGAACTATTCCCTTCAGAAAGTTTCGAGTCGAATTTGATGATGATAGTAATGTTGAAATCATAAAAAATGCTGATGATTCAAAAAAACTAGATAAAAATTTTATTTTTACTTTTCATAAGCCAAATGAAGATGTAGTGAATTTTGAGCCAAAGCTTCGACCTGACATGGAAAATTTTCCAATAAGTATTTTAGATGATTTTATCCCAGGATTGGAAAGAATAGCAATTAGGAAATGGCTCTATACTCCTACTAAAGAAATTTTTTCTTTAGATGAAGTTTTAGAACGTTTTAATAATTTGTTGCCCTTAGATTTTAAATCACAAAAAGAACCTGATTGGCTAGGAAAATTAAAGAACAACATCAATGTTCGCTTAATAGAGTCGCAACGTTTATTGAACTTCGTTCCTAATCGCCGTTCAAAATCAGATGATAGAACATCTTCGATGTTGTCAACTGTATCTGCATATTCTGATGAACTTGCCAAGCTGATGCAAGATAAGTTTAAGGAATATGGAACAATATCTCAATCTCTTGATAGAACTTTTCCCATGAGGGTAGTAAAACAACAGTCATCACCAGATTTAACAGAGGAAGAACTGCGTAATCAACTCAATGAACTTGAAGAAACTCGTTCTCGTCTTATAGAAGTAGGTCTTTTAGATCAAGATGAAGATTCAGAGTTTCAAATTCAACCACAAGACATAGATGAAAGTACCAAAAATGCTTTATCAGTATATGTTGATGATGTGGAAAAAAAGCTAGATGTTTTTACTGAAATAGCGACTAAAATTAATTTATTGAAGAAAATTATTAACAATAAATTTTCCTATAAAGAAATAAATTTTAGCAAAGAAAAGGGCTTTAGGTTTACAACACTTTACAAGTCCTCATTATCTGATTCAAAAACTCTATCACCAACTGATTTATCATCGGGTGAACAACATGAGCTAGTACTTTTATATGAACTACTATTTAAAGTTCAGCCTAACTCCTTAGTCTTGATTGATGAGCCTGAATTATCTCTTCATGTAGGCTGGCAAGTGCAATTTTTAAAGGACTTGCAAGAAATCACCAAGCTTGCTCATTTAGATATTCTTCTGGCTACTCATTCACCAGATATTATTCAAGATCGCTGGGATTTAACGGTTGAATTGAAAGGTCTAGGAAAATGA
- a CDS encoding ferritin-like domain-containing protein, whose translation MDSKYNIVGFDLPHTDSDDRLRRILTAALSNQKNYDNYPQLNYWDAEFFNLHQVQIFQQSNNDEQFSILELANRSLLEESYFIEKAGVGYMAKMVLLAETVEERMLYALFTADEATHLHQISYFLPEMEVSSTDDPFLRLLSEVVESADKTVLLFVLQVVLEGWGLSHYRRLAKECRYPVLAELFSSFLQSESRHHATGTTLFNQITVSAFSETTILDVLAQFLFMVQVGPQSLLTAIEQVKGHLTRSQKIQILEELDTETHSGTRLEILRSLMGGTSAQSILQNLEERGAFKPLPAHQCV comes from the coding sequence ATGGATTCAAAATATAACATTGTCGGTTTTGACCTACCACACACAGATTCTGATGACCGTTTACGACGGATATTAACAGCAGCCTTATCTAATCAGAAGAATTATGATAATTATCCCCAATTAAATTATTGGGATGCTGAATTTTTTAACTTACATCAAGTCCAAATTTTTCAGCAATCTAATAATGATGAACAATTTTCTATTCTGGAACTTGCTAACCGCAGTTTATTAGAAGAATCATATTTTATTGAGAAAGCAGGTGTTGGCTACATGGCAAAAATGGTACTGTTAGCCGAAACAGTTGAAGAACGAATGCTTTATGCATTGTTTACGGCTGATGAAGCTACCCACCTTCACCAAATTAGCTATTTTTTACCAGAAATGGAAGTAAGTAGTACGGACGATCCGTTTTTGCGCTTACTATCAGAAGTGGTTGAAAGTGCGGATAAAACAGTTTTGTTGTTTGTGCTGCAAGTCGTTTTAGAAGGATGGGGTTTAAGCCATTATCGGCGTTTAGCGAAGGAATGCCGTTATCCAGTCTTAGCAGAACTTTTTTCCAGCTTTTTACAATCTGAGTCCCGTCATCACGCTACGGGAACCACCTTGTTTAATCAAATTACTGTTTCAGCATTCAGTGAAACAACAATTCTCGATGTGTTGGCACAGTTTTTGTTTATGGTACAGGTGGGGCCACAAAGCTTACTGACAGCAATTGAACAAGTGAAAGGACATCTGACGCGATCGCAAAAAATCCAAATCTTAGAAGAACTAGATACGGAGACTCATAGCGGAACGCGATTAGAAATATTGCGATCGCTCATGGGGGGAACATCAGCCCAGTCTATCCTGCAAAATTTAGAAGAACGCGGAGCCTTTAAACCACTCCCCGCCCATCAATGTGTGTAA
- a CDS encoding DUF4435 domain-containing protein: MREFLTVDRVANKIRQLRQTYSGAFLLVEGSSDKVFYERFIDKLACHLEITAGKPSSKQCAIEILAILETSNFQGVLAIVDADFDRLQNAPVKSPNLLLTDTHDLETMLIQSPTLEKVVAEFASEDKISQLNLAIREVLLSVGISVGYLRWISQSDGLNLTFDGITFSRFIDEKSWQFNELKLIQEVKNKSQAFYLKDEEIQQRLNSEKSNNHDRWQVCCGHDLVEILSLGLRKVIGTNNAADVEPNSLERNLRLAYEVAYFCKTQLYSEIRLWETNNPPFRVLRNDV; the protein is encoded by the coding sequence ATGAGAGAATTTCTGACCGTTGACCGTGTTGCCAACAAAATTCGACAATTGAGACAGACTTATTCAGGAGCTTTCTTATTAGTAGAAGGAAGTTCTGATAAAGTTTTTTATGAAAGATTTATTGATAAATTAGCTTGTCACTTAGAGATTACTGCGGGAAAACCATCCAGTAAGCAGTGTGCTATTGAGATTTTAGCAATTTTAGAAACATCAAATTTTCAGGGAGTTCTAGCAATTGTTGATGCAGATTTTGATCGTCTGCAAAATGCACCAGTCAAAAGTCCTAATCTACTCCTCACTGACACTCATGATCTAGAGACTATGTTAATCCAGTCACCGACTCTTGAAAAAGTAGTGGCTGAATTTGCTTCTGAAGATAAAATTTCCCAGTTGAATCTAGCTATTAGAGAGGTATTACTTTCAGTTGGTATTTCAGTTGGTTATTTACGCTGGATTTCTCAGTCTGATGGATTGAATCTAACTTTTGATGGTATTACATTTAGCAGGTTTATTGATGAAAAAAGCTGGCAATTTAATGAATTAAAATTGATTCAAGAAGTTAAGAATAAATCCCAAGCTTTTTACTTGAAAGACGAAGAAATTCAACAACGGTTAAACAGTGAGAAAAGTAATAATCACGATCGTTGGCAAGTCTGCTGTGGTCATGATTTGGTAGAAATCCTATCACTTGGTTTACGCAAGGTTATTGGAACTAACAACGCTGCTGATGTTGAACCAAATAGTCTTGAGCGCAATTTACGGCTTGCTTATGAAGTAGCTTACTTTTGCAAAACTCAGCTTTACTCGGAAATTCGCCTATGGGAAACCAACAATCCACCATTTAGGGTTTTGCGGAATGACGTATAA
- a CDS encoding aromatic ring-hydroxylating dioxygenase subunit alpha yields the protein MQFADFWYIVALSEQLQPNKVLSRTVLGEWLAIFRGEDGQAVALRDRCLHRNSRLSSGKICNGALQCPYHGWVYDGVGNVIAVPAEGDDFKSSPQRRAKCYATKEQDGYVYVRLADTPSVDFEPFSMPHYGQTGWETVRVINRFANNVTNCAENFIDIPHTAFVHPGVFRTSRQQKLEMTVERWNGSVLVEYRNENSNLGWYSRFLNLQGAEIKHSDRFYMPNITSVEYKMAHNRHLFITSQSIPETDNSTLVYTDVTYNYGIWNKLARPFVRWTAQHIIRQDVEILGIQGEAIAKYGTQFYNTPADTIHIFVESIMAAISRGEDPRLLPNQSVKVTFWV from the coding sequence ATGCAATTTGCAGATTTCTGGTATATTGTCGCACTCAGCGAACAGTTACAACCTAACAAAGTATTATCACGCACCGTTTTAGGAGAATGGTTAGCGATATTTCGCGGTGAAGATGGACAAGCCGTAGCTTTGCGCGATCGCTGTTTACACCGCAATAGCCGTCTATCATCAGGTAAAATCTGTAACGGTGCTTTACAATGTCCCTATCATGGTTGGGTATATGACGGGGTTGGAAACGTGATTGCTGTTCCAGCCGAAGGAGATGATTTCAAATCTTCCCCACAGCGTCGAGCCAAGTGTTACGCTACCAAAGAACAGGATGGCTATGTTTATGTGCGGTTAGCCGATACCCCAAGCGTTGATTTTGAACCCTTTTCTATGCCTCACTACGGACAAACAGGATGGGAGACGGTACGGGTAATTAACCGTTTTGCTAATAATGTTACCAATTGTGCGGAGAACTTTATTGATATTCCCCATACGGCTTTTGTTCATCCTGGTGTTTTCCGTACTTCCCGCCAACAAAAGTTAGAGATGACTGTTGAACGCTGGAATGGTTCGGTTTTGGTGGAGTATCGCAACGAAAACAGTAATTTGGGATGGTACAGCCGTTTTCTGAATTTGCAGGGTGCAGAGATTAAACATAGCGATCGCTTTTATATGCCAAATATTACTTCTGTAGAGTATAAGATGGCACATAATCGCCATTTGTTCATTACCAGTCAATCTATTCCAGAAACCGATAATTCAACTCTGGTTTACACGGATGTCACCTATAACTATGGTATTTGGAATAAGTTAGCACGTCCCTTTGTGCGGTGGACTGCTCAACACATTATCCGCCAAGACGTGGAAATTTTGGGTATTCAGGGGGAAGCGATCGCTAAATACGGCACACAATTTTACAATACGCCTGCGGACACAATTCATATATTTGTCGAGTCAATTATGGCAGCGATATCTCGTGGAGAAGATCCGCGTTTATTGCCAAATCAATCAGTAAAAGTTACATTTTGGGTTTAA
- a CDS encoding P-aminobenzoate N-oxygenase AurF codes for MEKTIHRKLQINHTRNKQQDHTVLMDEAVTNFRYEDCQNEYWNPEEFSLLYGTPLWEQSTQHQRIILNQLYWVAYYSQIVSAEIATIFFNQTSAAGLYAQEDFRLICDTLDLESAQERSHINAFRTIAKQVEQALFGELIFTYPMRGPFTETMVYADTNALKTWWKKIQLQYFGLISANNTFLACQYFTVRGVRTLNGKLVQHKLSNYYQKHPHPEAAPIPAKVSYYHFMDESFHFNSSTIISHDVITCLKPPTAFERLVANLGLLGCQRDHFHFSAAINGIFWYDPALYGKIYRVLRSPIFEMSEMDAKEMMRRCFTEESEGLQRSFSTHQEAMKSYQVYVEKLDYLWERNRDMSLMATNSISRYLATQQRDFQGFENQGDLFLSHTETQRRREEWKSVV; via the coding sequence ATGGAAAAAACTATTCATCGCAAATTACAAATCAACCACACCCGCAACAAACAGCAAGATCATACTGTTTTAATGGATGAAGCTGTCACCAACTTTCGCTATGAAGATTGCCAAAACGAGTATTGGAACCCAGAGGAATTTTCCCTGCTATATGGTACACCTTTATGGGAACAATCTACTCAACATCAGCGTATAATTTTGAACCAACTTTACTGGGTAGCTTACTACTCACAAATTGTTTCTGCCGAAATTGCAACTATATTTTTCAATCAAACCAGTGCAGCCGGACTTTACGCCCAAGAAGATTTTCGCTTAATCTGCGATACCTTAGATTTGGAATCCGCCCAAGAGCGATCGCACATTAACGCCTTTCGCACAATTGCCAAACAGGTTGAACAAGCATTGTTTGGGGAACTTATCTTTACCTACCCCATGCGCGGCCCCTTTACAGAAACGATGGTTTATGCTGACACCAATGCTTTAAAAACTTGGTGGAAAAAAATTCAACTTCAATACTTTGGGCTAATTTCTGCGAATAATACTTTTTTAGCTTGTCAGTATTTTACAGTCCGGGGAGTGCGGACACTAAACGGCAAGTTAGTACAGCACAAACTCAGCAATTATTATCAGAAACATCCCCATCCTGAAGCTGCTCCAATTCCTGCTAAAGTCTCTTATTATCACTTCATGGATGAAAGCTTTCACTTCAATAGTTCGACTATTATATCTCACGATGTTATCACTTGTCTTAAGCCACCGACTGCTTTTGAGCGACTGGTTGCTAATTTAGGATTGTTGGGATGCCAACGCGATCATTTTCATTTTTCGGCTGCGATAAACGGGATTTTTTGGTACGATCCGGCGTTGTATGGCAAGATTTATCGGGTGTTGCGATCGCCAATCTTTGAGATGAGTGAGATGGATGCTAAAGAAATGATGCGGCGTTGTTTTACGGAAGAGTCCGAAGGATTGCAACGCAGTTTTTCAACTCATCAGGAGGCGATGAAATCTTATCAGGTGTATGTTGAAAAACTCGATTATCTTTGGGAACGTAATCGGGATATGTCACTGATGGCTACTAATTCAATTTCTCGATATTTGGCAACTCAGCAAAGGGATTTTCAAGGTTTTGAAAACCAAGGAGATTTGTTTTTATCTCACACAGAGACGCAGAGGCGCAGAGAGGAATGGAAGAGTGTTGTTTAG